GAATCAATCTCGGTATGGCACATGACCCGGAGAAGTATTACGATAATCTTTCCGCCTGCTCTTTGTGCATATCCTGCTCTGATGTCTGTCCCGTGAAAGTAGATTTGGCGGAACAGATTTATAAATGGCGTCAGGATTTGGACGGACTGGGAAAGGCGAACACCGGAAAGAAAATCATGTCCGGTGGCATGAAGTTCTTAATGGAACGTCCCGCACTGTTTAATGCGGCTTTGTGGGCGGCTCCGGTGATAAACGGTCTGCCCCGCTTTATGAAGTACAATGATCTCGATGATTGGGGAAAGGGACGTGAACTGCCCGAATTTGCAAAAGAGTCATTCAACGAAATGTGGAAGAAAAATAAAGTACAGGGAAAGGAGGAAACAAAATGAGCAGTAAGGAAGAAATATTAGCCCGTATTCGTCAGAATACCGGAACTCGTTACGAGAAGCCGGACATTGCAGCTATGAAACGGTTGGCTTATCCCGATAAGATAGAACAGTTCTGTGCCGTTAGCCGTGCGGTGGGCGGTACGGCTGTCGTGTTGGGAGAAGGAGAAGATGTAAATGCAGTGATCCGCAGGAACTATCCGGATGCGATGCGTATTGCCTCCGTCTTGCCGGATATTTCTTGTGCAACGTTTAATCCGGATAATCTGGACGATCCGAAAGAGTTGGACGGAACAGATGTGGCAGTGATTAAAGGAGAGATAGGTGTAGCGGAGAACGGTGCTATCTGGATTCCGCAGGAAGTGAAATATAAAGCGCTCTATTTTATCTCCGAACGGTTGGTGATTCTGATTGACCGTAATAAAATAGTAAATACAATGTATGATGCTTATCGTGAACTGGACGGGCAGGATTATAAATTCGGTACGTTCATCTCCGGTCCGTCAAAGACGGCGGACATCGAACAGGCGTTGGTTATGGGAGCACACGGGGCACGGGAAGTATTGGTGATTTTGACATAGTTCCGGTTTATTTGTTCCAGAATCTATTTGATTTAAAAACAATGAGCCCGCCTTAAGTCGATAGTATCTACAATTCTCCTCCTTCGGGAAGGAGGAGTACCCGTAGGGGGAGGTGGTAGGTGAATACATGAACCGCTTATTATCAACATTGTGTAACTGCCTGCCTACCACCCCGGCTTTCAGCCCTCCCTCTTTTCCGAAAGGAGAGGAATCAGAACTTTAAACCAGATTGAACCATAGAAGCGTAATTTTGTTAGGACAAGGACAAACAGAACTTCCATTAAAAAAAACAGAGGTTCTGTTCTTTCTAAAAACAGAGCCTCTATTTAGTGTAAACAGAGCCTTCATTTCACTGAAACAGAGCCTTCGTTTTCCCTAAATAGAGCCTCTGTTTGGAGAGAGTGAAAACAAGGATTCCGCTCTTCTTTCGCATCGATAAGAATAATAATTGTCTAATTGTAACAAATATGTATGCAAATAAAGTAAAGAAAATAGCTGCCGTTCATGACCTTTCCGGTATGGGGCGTGTTTCTCTCACAGTCGTTATCCCCATTCTGTCGTCTATGGGTTTTCAAGTTTGCCCCTTGCCGACGGCGGTATTGTCCAATCATACGCAATATCCCGACTTCTCCTTTCTGGACCTGACGGATGAAATGCCCAAGATTATCGCCCAATGGAAAAAGCTGAATGTGCAGTTCGACGCTATTTACACCGGTTATCTAGGTTCTCCGAAACAGATTCAGATTGTTTCCGATTTTATCAATGACTTCCGCCATGAGGACAGCCTGATCGTAGCCGACCCTGTACTGGGAGATAACGGCAGACTATATACCAATTTTGATATGGAAATGGTGAAGGAAATGCGTCACTTGATAAAGAAGGCGGATGTGGTTACACCCAATATGACCGAGCTGTTCTATTTGCTGGATAAACCTTATAAAGCGGACAATACAGACGAAGAACTGAAAGAATATCTTCGTCTCCTGTCCGACAAAGGTCCGCAAGTCGTTATCATCACAAGTGTTCCTGTGCACGATGAACCTCACAAAACCTCGGTTTATGCGTACAACCGTCAGGGAAATCGTTACTGGAAAGTAACCTGTCCGTATCTTCCCGCCCATTATCCCGGCACGGGAGATACTTTCACCAGCGTGATTACCGGTTCGTTGATGCAGGGCGACAGCCTTCCAATGGCTCTAGACCGTGCCACACAGTTTATCCTGCAAGGAATCCGTGCCACTTTCGGCTATGAATATGACAATCGGGAAGGTATCCTGCTGGAGAAAGTGCTCCATAACCTGGATATGCCGATACAAATGGCCAGCTACGAATTAATATAAGAGAAATCAGATGAATGCAAGAGAAATCAAAACTCTACCGTAACTCTTGTCGGAAGGTCGCCGGACGTCCACTTCGGACCTTCTTTGACAAGACGGATTGCTTCTTTGTCGGCAGATTCGCATAACCCGTGAACGACAGTGATATTCTGTGGCCTTCCTTCTTTATCTACAAAGAAAGAGAGGACTACTTCTCCTTTCACATCCTTACATGACTCGTCATTCGGACGAATCAGATTTTCTTCCAGATATTTCTTGTATTTGCGCTTACCTATCACCGGTTGCGGCGTCTTGTATTTTTCTTTTGCCTTTAAATTTATTTTTGCCGTAGCACCGGCGACGTTGGACTTCTTCTTTTTGCCATACCCCACTACCACTACTTCACTAAGTGCTTGTTGGTCTTCATTCATGGCTATCAGCATTGTCCGGCTGGTATCTACGGGAATCTCCACCGGTTCGTAACCGATGAACTGTGCTGTCAGTTGCTTGTTGCCTTTTTCTTTTTTCAATATGAACTCACCGTTGAGGTCTGTTACTGTACCAATATTCGTACCGGTATATGCTACACTGGCTCCGATGATAGGTTCTCCTTTTTCATCCGTCACTTTACCTTTTATCAGGTTCAGATTGGGGGTGGCTGCTTTGGCTGCCTTCAATTGATGAACTTCGGAAAGTGAAGTATCCGTATCCGCTACTATTCTTTCCTCTTGTATATCTGTCCGCCCGACGGTTTCCTCAATAACCGGCGTTATTGCTACCGGTGCACTTTGAGTCTTTGGAATAGATTTGCTCTTGGCTACTATATCTTTCTTATCCGTTGGCGTCGCAGTGACTTCGTGAGTGGAATCCTGCTTTATCTTAATTTCTGCTAAAGAAGAAATTTCTTCTTTCGGACTAATAGGTTCAAATACCGCTGAAGGAATCTCTTCTTTAGCGATGAATACATCATCCGTCATCCTCTTTTTAAGGAACAGGAAATAACAGCTGATACCGATACCGATTACCAGGCAGGCAGCAATGCTCCAAGTGACAGCATACGAATTCTGTTTCTTTGAAAGATTCCTTTTCTTTGTGGCACGAGCCGAGACCTGCATCCGCAGTTGCCCGATTCGTTGTTCATGATTTCCCTCCACTTGACCATATCCGTCCATAGCATCGGCCAGAAAAGGGTCTTTCATCGACTCTTTCTCCAGTCGATGTGCCTCTTTTCCTTTGCGGAGTCCTCGTATGTAGTCTAATAGTTTCATAGGGCCTGTTTCTTGATACAATTTTTTAAGTTTCGCTTTCCGTTTTGGATATAGCTTTTCACATTGTTCAGAGTAAATCCGGTCTGTTCGACGATATCGGCATACGACATTTCTTCTAAAAAGAAACGTGTAATGCTGGTCCGTTGTTCTTCGGGCAACTTTTCAAGACAGTGATGCAATGCCTTCAGTTGTTCCTCCGGACTTTCCTCTTCACTTAATAGATGCAGAAATTCGTCGGATTCCATAACGTTGATCGTATAATCTAACGGAATTTCTTTGTTTTCTTTTCGCAGAAGTTGCAGACAATGATTCTTGGCTACCCGGTAGAGCCACGGCTTGAAGACTTTTATCTCGTAGTTGCCCGTTTTCGGCAATAAATCTTCAAACAATTGCATCACCGCTTCCTGTGCACGGTCTTCATCTTGCAGATATTTCAGGCAAAGTCCATACAGTAACGGGATATAACGGTTGTATAGCTCACCGAAATATTCCGTATCACCGGACTTTGTATAATGTGTCAGTAATTCCTCGTCCGATAGTTTTGATATGTTTCTTTTGAAAAACAAAACTGTTTTTGTTGCCAAAGATAGGGATTGGGACTAAATATAGCAACTGTCGGAAGAAAAATAAAAAAAAACTTCAATCGGTTTATGGAATCTGTGTGAAATCTGCATCTCTATATCAAAAGCGAATTAATAGTAACATTTTAAAACGATAAAGTTATGAAAGCAAATCAATTCAGAGCAATGATGCTCGTACTGCTCATGGCAGTTGTTTCTTTAGGTGTGGTGAACGCGCAGACGCTGACTGTGACGGGTACGGTGACGGATGTTGCGGACGGGACTCCGATTGTCGGTTGTTCTGTAATGCTGAAAGGTACTACCAAAGGTACGGTGACAAATGTAAATGGACAATATGCTATTCAAGCGAAGAAAGGGGAGACGTTGTTGTTTCAGTTTATCGGATACAAACAAGAAAGCAGAGTCGTCAAATCTGCCAGACTGGATATCAGGATGAAAGCTGATGAGGTTGCGTTGGAAGAATGCGTGGTGGTTGGCTACGGAACCCGGAAGACTAAGGCTATAACAAGCGCTTATATGGCGATATGTCCTACACCTGCGTATGATATGTGTGTGAATACGGAAGAATATGGTTCCTTTCAGGAAAATGGCTTCAAAGAGGTGGCGGATGCAGCGCTTTCTACTTTCTCCATTGATGTAGATGCAGCTTCTTACAGTAATATGCGTCGGTTTGTCAATAAAGGTGAGTTGCCTCCGGTAGATGCTGTCCGTACGGAAGAACTGGTCAATTACTTTTCTTATGACTATCCGAAACCGACCGGAAACGACCCTGTGAAGATTACAATGGAAGCCGGAGCCTGTCCTTGGAATCCTGCTAACCGTCTTGTCCGTATCGGACTGAAAGCAAAGGAGATTCCTACGGATAACTTGCCTGCCTCCAATCTGGTATTTCTGATTGACGTGTCCGGTTCTATGTGGGGAGCCAATCGGTTGGATTTGGTGAAGTCTTCTCTTAAATTGTTGGTCAATAACTTGCGTGATAAGGATAAAGTAGCCATTGTTACCTATTCAGGAAGTGCCGGTGTAAAACTTGAATCGACTTCGGGCAGTGACAAGCAGAAGATTCGTGAAGCGATAGATGAACTGACGGCGGGAGGTTCAACTGCCGGTGGCGCAGGTATTATGCTGGCTTATAAAATAGCGAAGAAGAATTTTATCTCTAATGGTAATAACCGTATTATCCTTTGTTCTGACGGTGACTTCAATGTAGGTGTTTCTTCGGCAGAAGGACTGGAACAGCTAATCGAGAGAGAACGGAAAAGTGGAGTGTTCCTGACTGTACTGGGGTATGGAATGGGTAATTACAAAGATAAAAAGATTCAGGTACTTGCCGAAAAGGGAAATGGTAACCATGCTTATATAGATAATTTGCAGGAAGCCAACCGTGTGCTGGTCGGTGAGTTTGGCGCTACGCTTCATACGGTGGCGAAAGATGTTAAGTTACAGGTTGAATTTAATCCGGCACAAGTACAAGCGTATCGTCTGGTAGGTTATGAAAGTCGTCTGCTGAAAGATGAAGATTTCAATAATGATGCAAAAGACGCCGGAGATATGGGCGCAGGGCACACGGTGACGGCTTTCTATGAAGTGATTCCGGTAGGAGGAAAGAATACGTATGCAGGAAAGGTGGATGAATTGAAATATCAGAAGAAAGAAAAAGTGAGTGTGAAGCCTACCGGTTCTGACGAACTTCTGACAGTGAAACTCCGCTATAAGGCTCCAGATAAAGATGTCAGCAGGAAAATAGAACTTCCTTTTGTGGATAATAAAGGTAACAATGTATCTTCCGATTTCCGTTTTGCGTCTGCCGTAGCTATGTTCGGGCAGTTACTCCGGGATTCTAATTTCAAGGGTGAGGCTACTTATGACAAAGTAATCAGTCTGGCTAAACAGGGATTGGATCATGATGATAAAGGATACAGGAGAGAATTTGTCCGTTTGGTTGAGGCTGCTAAGGGAATACAGCAAGAGAAATAAATATATCCTGTTAGTATAAGTAAGTTCTCTGTTTGAATGGTAATCATTGATATTGTTATTGGCTAGTAAGAGTTCGGGAGGATACACCAACGAAATAACTTTGGCGATATCTTGCCGAACTCTTTTCTTTATAGATTTCCGCTTCCCGCCTTTCTCATCAATTCCCAATATAAATAGGTGGGTTGTTTTATTTCGCTTTTCTCTATCAGTGGACCGAGTTGTTCGGCAAAGTAACTAATCATGGCATTGGGTGTTTCTATTTCTTTTAATCCCATTGATACCCTTTCTTTACTTCACTTTTTAAGGCCGGTCCGAATTCGAATCCCATTTGTTCGAACCATTCTTTTCGTTGAAGGATGTTTTGGTGGAACCGGGTAAAGTCAAGTCTCTCTCCCTGATACCACATTTGTTCTGCCAATGCCAAGATACGGGGAAACAGACGCCGGTCTATCATTCGTTCTGTAACTCCGTCGTCAGTCCACAAAGCACAAGTCATGCCAAGAATTAAAGGGTCCTTTTGGTTGATCGCCTTGTCGGAAGGATTGTTCTGATATATGTCTTTCAGGTCGAAGGTACGTGTATTGGTATATCCTCTCCAAGGAGTGACCGGGAAGTTCAGATACGTATAATAATTGGAACTGCAAATAACTGGATAATGGTGTTTAATTGCATTCCGAAGTGCTAGCTCTTTGTGCCCACGGTAGTTCCACCATTGAATTACTATGTTGTCCGGTAACGGATATCCGTCATGATAAACTACATCCCCCCAGAATATGGCCTTTCGTCCTTTCGACTTCAGATAATCCGCCATTTGTGCCGAAAACCATAATTGCAGATCATGGCTATCTTTCAGATTCATTGCTGCAATTCTTTTTTGGCAATCCGGACATTTGTCCCAATTACCTTTTGGAGCTTCGTCTCCTCCCAAATGTATATAGGGTGAAGGGAAAATAGCACATACCTCATCCAATATATTTTTCAGGAAATGCAGGACTTCTTCTTTTCCTGCACAAAATATATTTTGAGTAAATCCGTGCTGTGGTACTTCAACAGGTTGACCGAAACAACCGAGTTCCGGATAAGCGGAAAGTGCTGCTTCGGCATGCCCCGGCATGTCAATTTCAGGAACGACGGTTATGTTTCGTTCGCTGGCATATTCGATAATTTCCTGTATCTCTTTCTGTGTATAAAATCCTTGTTGTTCTTCTCCTTTTCCTACCGAGCCTCCTATCTGTGCAAGACGCGGATATTGTTTGATTTCGATTCGCCAACCTAGTCCTTCGGTCAAATGCCAATGGAAATAATTCATTTTAAGTAATGAAACCATATCAATATATTTCTTGATAGTGGATATTTTCTGGTATTGCCGTCCGGAATCTAGCAGAAAACAACGCCATGGCGTACGGGGAGAATCAGAAATATCAGCACAGGCGAAGGTGAGAATTCCTGTTGAACCAGTAACCCATTGCCGCAAGGTTTGTACTGCATGAGTGAATCCTCTTTTATCAGAGGCGGCTATCACCATTTGTCGCGGACTGATATTTATCCGATAACCTTCGGGAGGAAGCGAAGAATCGGTCATCCAGCGGATTTCGGCTTTAGATGCTTTCTTCGTCCATTTGACAGAAGCGTTATGAAGTACTTCTGTACGGAAAAGACTTAAATAAAAAGTTGTGGTATCTTCAGCGTATATGGAAATCTTTTTTCTTAAAGTCAGGTAGCCTTTTTGCATTTCCATTTGATTGGGGGAAGGAAATACAATTTGCCCACAGGCGATAACTGCAAATGATGCGAGAAAGAAAATCGTTAGGAATAGATATTTCATAAGATATATGTGTTTATTTGGATTTCGTAAGTAAAATAAGGGAATAACTTGCACTTATTCAAGTCCTAAAAGTACAAATCTATTCCAAAAAAACAATTATTTATTGAGATAAATTACGAAATCAGAGAAGAATAAGAAAGAACTGTCTGCTATAATAAGTACTTCGGACAGCTCTGATTGATTAAGGTCTATCTATTGGAACAGATTTATTTAATTTTTAAAACGTCCCAATTTTAATGGGACACTGATGATGTACTTTAATATAAGAGATAAAACCGCAAACAGTCTCATCAACTATTTGCGGTTTTATCTCTTTGCACGGGAGGAGAGGCTCGAACTCCCGACACCCGGTTTTGGAGACCGGTGCTCTACCAACTGAGCTACTCCCGTGTTTGCGGCTGCAAAGGTAGTAGAAACTTCCGAATCTGCAAGCGTTCGGGTAAATAAGTTTTGAACTATTTTAATTTTTCCCACTCATCGGGCTTGAAACCGACCAATACAAAGCTGTCTGTTACTACTAGTGGTCGTTTTACTAATTTTCCGTTTGTAGCAAGCAATGCGATCTGTTCCTCCTCGCTCATGTTTGGGAGCTTTTCGCTCAGTTTCAGTTCTTTATAAACCAAACCGCTAGTGTTGAAGAATTTCTTGATAGGCAGACCGCTACGCGGAATCCATGCTCTTAATTCTTCTATTGTAGGATTTTCTTCTACGATAAGTCGATTGGTGTATTCAATGTTATTTTCTGTTAACCACTTCTTGGCTTTTTGGCAAGTACTACATGCCGGGTATTGTAAAAACAGAGGTTTCATACGCAATTTATTGTTTAATGATTACTATTACATATATATTTAAAAAAGAATTTGCAAATCCTGATACATAATCCGGTAAGCAGTCGCTTTCTTGTCTAATGCCAATGGGTATGCCCGTGATGAGGAAGGCATTCGGTAGAGTCGCATGGCGCGACCTTCGAAAATAAATTCCGAGTAATCGCCGACTTTGGGTTCCTCTACGTTGAATTGTTGGCGGAGAGTATCTGTGGCTTTCTGTCCCGTAGTGACAATAGCTTTACATTCGGGAAGTTGCCGGAGCAGTGCTGTCACGTCAGTAGCTTCCACTACTTCGAGAAATTTATCCGATGCATTATCTTGTAATCGGCGAATGGATGAAGCGGTATCGAACAAAGCAATTCCCTTTTCATTCAGAAAATCAATAATTCGTTCGCGGCAAAATGCTTTCCGTGTCTCATTCAGAAAATAATCCTTGTCATCGAAGAATAAAATCCCGAAGATGCGCCACATATCATTATTGAGGTTCGGATAATAAAATTCCATTGACCAACGTTTTTTTTGTGGTGGAAAACTGCCGAGCATGAGCAGCTTTGCTTTCGCTGGAAGAAACGGTTCTAACGGATGTTTTTCGATTTCCATTTTTATGTATCATTTTAATTTCCTACAAAAATAATGATATTGTTCATTTCCCTCAAAATCAAGATAAAAAATTACTATATTTAAAATATTTAGTTATTTTTGTGGCATAATGAATACACGATTTATTAGAATATCATTGAAAAAAAGAATTTTTATAAGTTATTGTCTTATAGGATTATTCTTTTTTCTTGGAGAGAACTGTTACGCTTCAAAGCGGCCGGTGTTTAGGGAAACGGTGAGAAAAGCCTCTGCTGATAATTCAACAGTAAGGGGACGTGTTGTTGATGTCAGTGGTGAACCCCTTATTGGTGCAACGATACGAGAGAAAGGGGGAACCCGTGGAACTGTGACAGACATTGAAGGAAATTTCATCTTATCTGTGCCGGATAGTGCGGTCTTGCAAGTTTCTTTTGTGGGGTACGAGAGTATAGAAGTCAGTGTAGGGGGTAGAAAGACACTTGAGATACAGCTTCGTGAAAATACAGTGATGCTTGACAATGTGATTATAACTGCTCTTGGTCTTGAAAAAAAAGAGGCTTCTTTAGCATATTCCATTCAGAAAGTGAAAGGGGAGGAACTCACCCGTATGAAAGAGGTTAATATGATAACAGCTCTTGCCGGCAAGGCTGCGGGAGTGCAGATAAATAAAAATTCCTCCGGTATAGGAGGTTCTGCGAAAGTGAGTCTTCGGGGGATTCGTTCCGCATCCGGTGATAATCAGCCTCTTTATGTCATAGACGGCGTGCCGATGTTGAATATCGGTACTGAACAAGCTTATTCTGCAATCGGTGGTACTGCAAATGCCGGAAACCGGGACGGAGGTGACGGTATCTCCAATTTGAATCCGGAGGATGTGGAAAGTATCAGTATCTTGAAAGGTGCTCCGGCAGCAGCTTTGTATGGAAGTCAGGCTGCGAATGGGGTTATTCTGATTACTACCAAGAAAGGTAATACTGCCGGACAGAGGAATATTTATTTCTCCACCGGATTGACATTTGACAAAGCATTCAGTCTTCCTAAAATGCAGAACTGCTATGGGGTGAGTGATGTTGTAGATAGTTGGGGAGAAAAAGCGTATCTGCCTACCTCCAATGAATTGAATGATTTTTTTCGTACCGGATTAACTTCCATTACTTCCGTATCCGTCAATTATGGAAATGAAAAGATACAGACTTATTTCTCTTATGCCAATACTACCGGACGTGGTATTGTAGACAAGAACCAACTGACAAAGCATAACATCAACCTGCGGGAAACAGCTGTAATGTTCAATCAACGTCTGAAATTGGACGGTAATGTGAACGTGATGCGACAGATTGTAAAGAACAAACCTGTATCGGGAGGTTTTTACATGAATCCTCTGGTCGGCCTTTATCGTTTTCCCCGTGGGGAAGATTTGTCTTATTATAAGGATAATTATGAAATATACGATCCGGAACGGAAACTGGGGATACAAAATTGGCATACTTTTACAGAAGATTTTGAGCAGAATCCTTATTGGATACAGAACCGTATACAAAGTAAGGAGACACGTATGCGTAGCATCATCTCTCTCTCAGCGAATTTGAGGATAAATAGTTGGCTGACTGTCCAGGCTCGTGGTAGTGTTGATTATATATCCGATAAGATGCGCCAGAAATTTTATGCTTCTACTGCTCCCGCTTTATGTGGGGCAAACGGACGTTATATTGAAATGGATTATCAGGAAACGTTGATTTACGGTGATGTCATGGCTATGGGGAAGAGGAAATGGGAGGATTTTACGTTGGATGTGGCCATTGGTGGGAGTATCAATGATAAAAATGTCAATTCCACCCGTTACGATTCCAAGAATGCTTCTTTGAAGTATGCCAATGTGTTTAATTTGGCTAATATCGTAATGAACGGTTCCGCCAGCATTGACCAGAAGATAGATTCCCGACGCCAGTTACAGTCCGTATTTGGTACGGCACAAGTTGGCTATCAGGATAAGGTATTCCTTGATTTAACAGCCCGTAATGACTGGGCATCGACTTTGGCATATACAAGCCATGAGAAATCCGGATTCTTTTATCCTTCTGCCGGTCTTTCTTTTCTTATAGACAAATGGATACAACTTCCCGAATGGATTTCTTTTGCCAAACTACGGGGAACATACAGTAAGGTAGGTAATGATATTCCTCAGTTTATCACAAACTCCGTTTCACATATTACTGCCGGGGGAGAGCTCCAGGCGAATGACGCTGCTCCTTTTAAGGAAATGGAACCGGAAATGACCCATTCGGTAGAGGTGGGTACGGAATGGAGGTTCTTCCAAAGTCGCTTAGGCTTCAATCTGACTTATTACCGCACCAATACTCATAATCAGTTTTTCAAACTTCCCGCCCTTGCCGGAGATATGTATGCATACAGGTATGTAAATGCCGGAGATATACAAAACCGTGGTTGGGAACTGACCGTAGATGCCACTCCGGTACTTACTCCGGATTTTACATGGAAAACATCTTTGAATTTCTCGTCCAATAGAAATAAGATCAAAGAACTGCATGAAGAACTGAAAGAGTTAGTTTATGGACCGAGCAGTTTCTCATCCAGTTATGCGATGAAGTTGGTGAAAGGTGGTTCTATCGGAGATATTTATGGTAAGGCTTTCGTGCGTGATGCCGAAGGGAATATTGTCTATCAGACCGAGGGCGACCATAAAGGCCTTCCGGCTGTTGAAGGTGAAGGGAATACAATAAAGGTGGGCAATGCCAATCCACGTTTTATAATGGGGTGGAACCATACATTCTCTTACAAAGGCTTCAGTCTCTACTTCTTGTTGGATTGGCGTTATGGCGGCAAGATACTTTCGCAGACACAGGCGGAAATGGATCTCTACGGGGTGTCCCAAGTGACAGCGCTGGCTCGTGACAGAGGATATGTAACTCTTGAAGGACAGCAGATAGACAATGTGAAAGGTTTTTATAAGAATATAGTGGGCGGACGTGCCGGAGTGACGGAATATTATATGTATGATGCTACAAATCTTCGTTTGCGGGAAGTCTCACTGAACTATACTTTTCCGAAAAAATGGATGCAGAAAACGAAAGTGCTGAAAGATTTGCAGCTTGCTTTCGTTGCGCGTAATCTTTGTTTCCTGTATAAGAAAGCTCCTTTTGACCCGGATTTAGTACTTTCTACCGGAAATGATAATCAGGGAATTGAAGTGTTTGGTATGCCGACAACACGAAGCCTGGGCTTTACTGTGAAATGTGAATTCTAAAGATACGGGAGGAGATGATGAAAAAGAACTATATTCATATATACTTATTGGGGTTACTGTTGCTTTCGGTTGCATGTACCGGAAAATTCCGTGAGTTTAATACCGACCAGTCCGGCATTACAGATGAAGATCTGATAATTGACGACAATGGTTACGGAATCCGTTTAGGGATTATTCAGCAGGGTATTTACTTTAACTATGATTATGGCAAAGGCAAGAACTGGCCTTTCCAATTGACACAGAACTTGAACGCAGATATGTTCAGCGGATATATGCACGATGCCAAACCATTGAACGGAGGTTCTCATAATTCCGATTATAATATGCAGGACGGTTGGAACAGTGCGATGTGGACACACATGTATTCGTATATTTTCCCTCAGATTTACCAGTCAGAGAATGCAACCCGTGATACACATCCTGCTTTATTCGGTATTACGAAAATTCTGAAAGTGGAAGCGATGCACCGTGTGACGGATTATTACGGACCTATTATCTACAAGAATTTTGCAGATGCAGGGAAGCATTACCGTCCTGATACGCAGAAGGAAGTTTATTATGAGTTTTTTAACGAACTTGATTCTGCCGTTGTCGCTCTTACCAGTTATGTGGAAGCAAATCCGGAATCTAATGGATTCTCCCGTTTCGATATTCTGCTGGACGGCAGATATTCTTCGTGGATTAAGTTTGCCAATTCCTTGCGTATGCGGCTGGCGATGAGAATTTCTGCTGTCGAGCCGGATAAGGCATGTGTTGAATTTCAGGAAGGGCTTAACAATGAATACGGTGTCTTTGAAGCCGAAACGGAACGGGTGGCTGTCTCCACCAAGTCCGGGTATACTAACCCGTTGGGAGAACTCAACCTTGTTTGGAACGAGACTTATATGAGTGCTTCCATGGAATCGATTCTGACTGGATATG
The nucleotide sequence above comes from Bacteroides caccae. Encoded proteins:
- a CDS encoding arsenate reductase family protein, with the protein product MKPLFLQYPACSTCQKAKKWLTENNIEYTNRLIVEENPTIEELRAWIPRSGLPIKKFFNTSGLVYKELKLSEKLPNMSEEEQIALLATNGKLVKRPLVVTDSFVLVGFKPDEWEKLK
- a CDS encoding uracil-DNA glycosylase family protein, whose protein sequence is MEIEKHPLEPFLPAKAKLLMLGSFPPQKKRWSMEFYYPNLNNDMWRIFGILFFDDKDYFLNETRKAFCRERIIDFLNEKGIALFDTASSIRRLQDNASDKFLEVVEATDVTALLRQLPECKAIVTTGQKATDTLRQQFNVEEPKVGDYSEFIFEGRAMRLYRMPSSSRAYPLALDKKATAYRIMYQDLQILF
- a CDS encoding SusC/RagA family TonB-linked outer membrane protein, encoding MNTRFIRISLKKRIFISYCLIGLFFFLGENCYASKRPVFRETVRKASADNSTVRGRVVDVSGEPLIGATIREKGGTRGTVTDIEGNFILSVPDSAVLQVSFVGYESIEVSVGGRKTLEIQLRENTVMLDNVIITALGLEKKEASLAYSIQKVKGEELTRMKEVNMITALAGKAAGVQINKNSSGIGGSAKVSLRGIRSASGDNQPLYVIDGVPMLNIGTEQAYSAIGGTANAGNRDGGDGISNLNPEDVESISILKGAPAAALYGSQAANGVILITTKKGNTAGQRNIYFSTGLTFDKAFSLPKMQNCYGVSDVVDSWGEKAYLPTSNELNDFFRTGLTSITSVSVNYGNEKIQTYFSYANTTGRGIVDKNQLTKHNINLRETAVMFNQRLKLDGNVNVMRQIVKNKPVSGGFYMNPLVGLYRFPRGEDLSYYKDNYEIYDPERKLGIQNWHTFTEDFEQNPYWIQNRIQSKETRMRSIISLSANLRINSWLTVQARGSVDYISDKMRQKFYASTAPALCGANGRYIEMDYQETLIYGDVMAMGKRKWEDFTLDVAIGGSINDKNVNSTRYDSKNASLKYANVFNLANIVMNGSASIDQKIDSRRQLQSVFGTAQVGYQDKVFLDLTARNDWASTLAYTSHEKSGFFYPSAGLSFLIDKWIQLPEWISFAKLRGTYSKVGNDIPQFITNSVSHITAGGELQANDAAPFKEMEPEMTHSVEVGTEWRFFQSRLGFNLTYYRTNTHNQFFKLPALAGDMYAYRYVNAGDIQNRGWELTVDATPVLTPDFTWKTSLNFSSNRNKIKELHEELKELVYGPSSFSSSYAMKLVKGGSIGDIYGKAFVRDAEGNIVYQTEGDHKGLPAVEGEGNTIKVGNANPRFIMGWNHTFSYKGFSLYFLLDWRYGGKILSQTQAEMDLYGVSQVTALARDRGYVTLEGQQIDNVKGFYKNIVGGRAGVTEYYMYDATNLRLREVSLNYTFPKKWMQKTKVLKDLQLAFVARNLCFLYKKAPFDPDLVLSTGNDNQGIEVFGMPTTRSLGFTVKCEF
- a CDS encoding SusD/RagB family nutrient-binding outer membrane lipoprotein encodes the protein MKKNYIHIYLLGLLLLSVACTGKFREFNTDQSGITDEDLIIDDNGYGIRLGIIQQGIYFNYDYGKGKNWPFQLTQNLNADMFSGYMHDAKPLNGGSHNSDYNMQDGWNSAMWTHMYSYIFPQIYQSENATRDTHPALFGITKILKVEAMHRVTDYYGPIIYKNFADAGKHYRPDTQKEVYYEFFNELDSAVVALTSYVEANPESNGFSRFDILLDGRYSSWIKFANSLRMRLAMRISAVEPDKACVEFQEGLNNEYGVFEAETERVAVSTKSGYTNPLGELNLVWNETYMSASMESILTGYDDPRIAVYFAPCTDEQFKNTYRGIRQGTCFSHSHYAGLSKLTVTQTTDAPLMTSSEIWFLRAEAALRGWTDEDEESCYRNGVITSFHQNGIYQVEDYLNSERIAFDFEDTYDNGNNIEARCKVSPKWDSEADKEIKLERIITQKWIAMFPEGCEAWAEQRRTGYPRLFPVRYNHSQNGCIDTEIMVRRLNFPGTLQTEDPDQYLALVETLGDPDDGGTRLWWDVESNGLD